A genomic stretch from Candidatus Eisenbacteria bacterium includes:
- a CDS encoding nucleoside phosphorylase: protein MSAEYPILEFDDSRDAIIEPSKMLKPVDGMPEHCVMPIYDQVIKALKKTDLLTHIDDIRTSMGPMPVYRMTYEGKDVAVAHPGLGAPLAAAVFEALIAFGCRKFMACGAAGVLDSALAKDTVVVPSGAVRDEGTSYHYLTPGREIAVEPEVVKSLQTVLESRGVKYQIGKTWTTDAIFRETKKRIMKRRSEGCLTVEMECAAFLAVAAFRGVRFGQLLAAGDDVSGSEWDPRQMKERRSFPEQLFWLSVEACMKF from the coding sequence ATGAGCGCCGAGTATCCGATTCTGGAGTTTGACGATAGCCGGGATGCGATCATTGAACCATCCAAGATGTTAAAACCGGTGGACGGAATGCCGGAACATTGTGTTATGCCCATTTACGACCAGGTCATCAAGGCTTTAAAGAAAACGGATCTTCTGACACATATAGACGACATTCGGACCTCCATGGGGCCCATGCCGGTCTATCGCATGACCTATGAAGGCAAGGATGTAGCGGTGGCCCACCCCGGCCTTGGCGCCCCGTTGGCCGCCGCGGTATTTGAGGCGCTCATTGCCTTCGGGTGCCGGAAGTTTATGGCCTGCGGCGCGGCCGGCGTTTTGGATTCCGCCCTCGCCAAGGACACCGTGGTTGTGCCAAGTGGTGCGGTTCGAGATGAGGGCACGTCATACCACTATCTTACACCCGGCCGGGAAATTGCGGTGGAGCCGGAGGTGGTGAAATCACTTCAAACGGTGCTGGAGAGCCGGGGTGTTAAGTATCAGATTGGTAAGACATGGACAACTGACGCCATCTTCCGGGAAACGAAGAAGCGGATCATGAAGCGGAGATCGGAAGGGTGTCTGACCGTTGAGATGGAATGCGCCGCATTCCTGGCCGTCGCAGCCTTCCGGGGGGTCCGATTCGGGCAATTGCTGGCCGCCGGAGATGATGTCAGCGGTAGTGAATGGGATCCCCGGCAGATGAAGGAGCGCAGGTCTTTTCCTGAACAGTTGTTCTGGCTGTCAGTTGAAGCCTGCATGAAATTCTAG
- a CDS encoding GNAT family N-acetyltransferase yields MIGYHLDVDFWNKGIMTEVLGAVVRFLYVKADAHRLQATVCNDHQASFVSLRR; encoded by the coding sequence ATGATTGGATATCACCTCGATGTCGATTTCTGGAATAAGGGCATCATGACCGAGGTGCTGGGAGCGGTCGTTCGTTTCCTCTATGTTAAAGCGGATGCTCACAGACTGCAGGCAACGGTTTGTAACGACCACCAGGCATCCTTCGTGTCCTTGAGAAGATAG
- the uvrA gene encoding excinuclease ABC subunit UvrA: protein MKKLTIRSAREHNLKSVDVDIPHDSLVVITGVSGSGKSSLAFDTIYREGQRRYLSSLSSYARQYLGKLGKPDFERIDGLSPAISLDQKTVVRNPRSTVGTLSGITDILRLLFSRLGDCEPGTSSSSFSFNSPKGACPVCKGLGVEDRIIPDLLVLDNTKTIREGALVLTTPTGYLVYSQVTLDVLNTVCRAHGFSIDIPWKDLTDDQLHVILNGSDKIKIPYGKHPLESRLKWAAFTAKPREEGYYKGILPVMEDILKRDRNNNILRFVRSVKCRGCGGRRLNVDVLKITCFGRNIAALSALTIDELHSYFAQIKLSEKESPIGRPLVEQLLERSGMLRRLRLGYLTVDRESTTLSAGEAQRIRLTSIVGSRLQGILYILDEPSVGLHPVDHQSLLEILKQLRDSGNTVLVVEHDEETMRHADWLIDIGPRAGSLGGEILFEGAPKNIPAKIAASKSETLPYLLGAKQITIPDKVRTGAGEIKILGAGEFNLKNIDVRFKTAAFNVVTGVSGAGKSTLVNRTLAFKLKECAGEAAVKYHHIEGLEQIDKLIEIDQAPIGRTPRSNPATYTKLFDLIRDLFSRQSAAKELGFDKGRFSFNVKGGRCERCQGAGVQQIGMHFLNDVSVTCEECGGKRFDESTLSVLYRGKNIHDVLEMPVEEAARFFVDAERIMHYLDTLLDVGLGYIKLGQPSTTLSGGEAQRIKLAAQLARPATGRTLYILNEPTTGLHSADIVVLLKAINRLIDAGNTVIAIEHNIDFIKSADWAVDLGPGSGKEGGRVVFMGLPMEMADSKESLTGRALKESGSRRPIQEGTDDGKTDGRGRTGAGPKKNMEIRGAAAHNLQSIDVDIPHEKLTVITGVSGSGKSSLAFDTVYAQCRRKFSESLSTQARRYLTKLPTPPVEETLGLNAAIAIQQQRGRDNPRSIIATVTEIYDVYRLLFSRAGMACGTSTDFPAGAFSFNHHLGSCMECRGLGVKIGCSPEALVSHPGRSLLDGALDGSKTGRFYGERGGRYLAILETVGKERGIDYTAPFNALSSEALEIALYGTGATVWNVVWKFNRKGRIGEHAWDTPWLGFCTYVEQEYARVHADHRGEQMLPLMKDILCPTCQGKRLSPEILKVEFAGRNISELCAMTVTGTISFLKDLAAEPAAHSVTNRQMLITEEIRREIAERLEPINQVGLGYLTLDRKTSSLSGGELQRLLLATQLRSGLCRVTYVLDEPTVGLHERDTQKLLGVLKRLRDEGNTVLIVEHDEQVIRSADHIIDMGPGAGSLGGHIVAAGDLPSIESHPNSLTGRYLSGKKKIGRLAKKHALEEGFEIKGAHANNLKNIDVKIPKSCVIAITGVSGSGKSSLAFDVITESFIRNRPVKCQGYEGFDQFARIIGIDQTPIGISPLSNPATYCGLFDKIRELFAQTEPSRNLGYKKGHFSFNSKGGRCEICRGMGHQKIEMGFLSDIWVPCEDCGGQRYNRETLEIRYRNRNIFEVLQTTIDEAKEIFFDSPGLKLPLDILDSVGLGYLTLGQPSNTLSGGEAQRLKLATELIKSTVSRSANNGGDNIYIFDEPTTGLHFQDVDRLVGIFSELAAKGHTVLIVEHNMDIIRNADWIIDLGPEGGDGGGAIVVSGTVDEVMSCDESWTGWALREGSVRRG, encoded by the coding sequence ATGAAGAAGCTCACCATCAGAAGCGCCCGGGAGCACAATCTCAAATCTGTGGATGTCGACATTCCGCACGATTCCCTTGTGGTCATCACGGGTGTCTCCGGTAGCGGCAAATCATCCCTTGCCTTCGATACGATATACCGCGAAGGGCAAAGGCGATATCTGAGTTCCCTCTCATCTTATGCGCGGCAATACCTAGGCAAGCTTGGCAAGCCCGATTTCGAAAGAATCGACGGATTATCGCCGGCGATTTCGCTGGATCAGAAAACCGTTGTCAGAAACCCGCGATCAACCGTCGGAACACTTTCGGGGATAACTGATATCTTAAGACTCCTCTTTTCGAGACTCGGCGATTGCGAACCCGGTACCAGCTCGAGTTCCTTCTCTTTTAATTCCCCCAAAGGCGCTTGTCCGGTCTGCAAGGGCCTCGGCGTTGAAGATAGGATCATTCCCGATCTATTGGTCTTGGACAATACAAAGACCATCCGCGAGGGCGCGCTTGTCCTAACCACCCCAACCGGATACCTTGTCTACTCCCAGGTTACTCTCGACGTCTTAAACACAGTGTGCCGGGCGCATGGCTTTAGCATTGATATTCCATGGAAGGATCTGACCGACGATCAACTCCATGTCATCCTCAACGGCTCAGACAAGATAAAGATCCCCTATGGGAAGCATCCCCTGGAATCAAGACTGAAGTGGGCCGCTTTCACCGCCAAGCCCCGCGAAGAAGGATATTACAAGGGCATCCTCCCCGTCATGGAGGATATCCTGAAGCGCGATCGGAATAATAATATCCTTCGCTTCGTTCGTTCCGTCAAATGCCGCGGCTGTGGCGGGCGGCGCCTTAATGTTGATGTCCTGAAGATCACTTGTTTCGGAAGAAATATCGCCGCCCTGTCGGCCCTGACAATTGATGAACTTCATTCCTATTTCGCACAGATAAAACTCAGCGAAAAGGAATCTCCCATCGGCCGGCCGCTCGTGGAACAGTTACTCGAAAGATCCGGCATGCTTCGCCGGCTGAGACTGGGTTACCTGACCGTCGACAGAGAATCCACGACACTCTCTGCGGGAGAGGCGCAGAGAATACGCCTGACCAGCATTGTGGGAAGCCGCTTGCAGGGGATCCTTTACATTCTCGATGAACCCTCGGTCGGCTTGCATCCGGTCGATCATCAGAGCCTACTCGAAATATTAAAGCAGTTGCGGGATAGCGGAAACACCGTCCTGGTGGTCGAACATGACGAAGAGACAATGCGCCACGCCGACTGGCTTATTGATATCGGCCCCCGCGCAGGATCCCTCGGCGGGGAAATACTCTTTGAGGGAGCGCCGAAAAATATCCCGGCAAAGATCGCCGCGTCCAAAAGCGAGACGCTTCCATATCTGCTCGGCGCCAAGCAGATCACCATACCGGATAAGGTCCGCACCGGCGCCGGTGAGATCAAGATACTTGGGGCCGGCGAATTTAACCTGAAAAACATCGATGTCCGGTTCAAAACAGCTGCTTTTAACGTCGTTACAGGGGTTTCGGGCGCCGGCAAATCGACACTGGTCAATCGAACGCTGGCCTTTAAATTAAAGGAATGCGCTGGAGAAGCGGCTGTTAAGTACCATCATATCGAAGGGCTTGAACAAATCGACAAGCTCATAGAGATCGACCAGGCGCCTATCGGCCGGACGCCCCGCAGCAATCCGGCAACCTACACAAAACTTTTCGATCTGATCCGGGATCTCTTTTCCAGGCAGAGCGCCGCGAAGGAACTGGGTTTTGATAAGGGGCGCTTTTCATTCAATGTAAAAGGTGGACGGTGCGAGAGGTGCCAAGGCGCGGGCGTGCAGCAGATTGGGATGCACTTTTTAAATGATGTCTCGGTCACCTGCGAAGAGTGTGGTGGAAAGAGGTTTGACGAAAGCACGCTGAGCGTTCTATACCGCGGCAAAAACATTCATGATGTATTGGAAATGCCCGTCGAAGAGGCCGCACGATTCTTTGTTGACGCCGAAAGGATCATGCATTATCTAGACACGCTTCTGGACGTTGGACTCGGGTATATCAAACTGGGACAACCCTCCACAACCCTTTCCGGCGGCGAAGCGCAGCGCATCAAGCTGGCGGCTCAGCTGGCAAGGCCCGCCACGGGGAGAACCCTTTATATCCTCAACGAACCCACGACCGGTCTCCATAGTGCCGATATCGTCGTCTTGCTGAAGGCCATCAATAGACTGATCGACGCGGGGAACACTGTCATCGCCATCGAGCACAACATCGATTTCATCAAGTCCGCCGATTGGGCCGTTGATCTTGGACCCGGCAGCGGCAAGGAGGGCGGGCGGGTTGTTTTCATGGGCCTGCCCATGGAAATGGCGGATTCGAAAGAGTCTCTGACCGGCAGGGCATTAAAGGAATCAGGCTCTAGGCGTCCGATTCAAGAAGGAACAGACGATGGAAAAACAGACGGCCGCGGCAGGACAGGAGCCGGCCCCAAAAAAAATATGGAGATACGGGGGGCTGCGGCTCACAACCTCCAATCGATCGATGTCGATATTCCGCATGAGAAGCTGACCGTTATAACGGGTGTTTCCGGCAGCGGCAAATCATCTCTCGCCTTTGATACGGTCTATGCTCAGTGCAGAAGAAAATTCTCGGAATCGCTCTCTACCCAGGCCAGAAGATATTTAACAAAGCTTCCAACACCGCCTGTGGAGGAGACCTTGGGACTCAACGCGGCGATAGCGATTCAACAGCAGCGCGGCCGCGACAACCCCCGTTCGATCATCGCAACGGTCACCGAGATCTATGATGTGTACCGGTTGTTGTTCTCCAGAGCGGGAATGGCCTGTGGAACCAGCACCGACTTCCCGGCCGGAGCCTTTTCGTTCAATCATCATCTGGGTTCCTGCATGGAGTGCAGAGGTCTGGGTGTGAAAATCGGCTGCTCCCCCGAAGCCCTTGTATCACACCCCGGCCGATCTCTTCTCGATGGCGCTCTGGATGGAAGCAAGACAGGAAGGTTTTATGGCGAACGCGGCGGGCGGTATCTCGCCATTTTGGAAACGGTCGGAAAAGAAAGGGGCATTGACTATACGGCTCCGTTTAATGCCCTTTCTTCCGAGGCTCTGGAAATCGCTCTCTATGGAACCGGCGCGACGGTATGGAATGTCGTCTGGAAATTTAACAGGAAGGGCCGCATAGGTGAGCACGCTTGGGATACGCCCTGGCTCGGCTTCTGTACATACGTAGAGCAGGAATACGCGCGGGTGCACGCCGATCATCGCGGTGAACAGATGTTGCCCCTCATGAAGGATATTTTATGTCCAACCTGCCAAGGCAAAAGATTGTCCCCGGAAATTCTGAAAGTTGAATTTGCCGGGAGAAATATATCCGAGCTCTGCGCGATGACTGTGACCGGTACAATTTCCTTTTTGAAAGACCTCGCGGCAGAACCGGCGGCGCATTCTGTCACCAATAGACAGATGCTCATCACGGAAGAGATTCGTCGAGAGATCGCTGAGCGGCTCGAACCTATAAATCAGGTAGGTCTTGGATATCTGACCCTTGATAGAAAAACCTCGTCCCTTTCCGGCGGGGAACTGCAGCGGCTGTTGCTGGCAACCCAGCTTCGGAGCGGCCTTTGCCGGGTCACCTATGTCCTGGATGAGCCGACGGTTGGGCTGCATGAACGCGACACACAAAAACTCCTTGGCGTATTGAAGCGTCTGCGCGATGAAGGGAACACGGTCCTGATCGTCGAGCATGACGAGCAGGTTATCCGGTCGGCTGATCACATTATAGATATGGGGCCGGGCGCCGGCTCGCTGGGAGGTCATATCGTCGCGGCGGGGGATCTCCCTTCGATCGAATCACATCCAAATTCTTTGACGGGGAGATATCTTTCCGGGAAGAAAAAAATAGGCAGGCTTGCTAAAAAGCATGCGTTGGAAGAGGGGTTCGAGATTAAGGGCGCCCATGCCAACAATCTAAAAAATATCGATGTCAAGATTCCGAAAAGCTGTGTTATCGCAATTACCGGGGTCTCTGGAAGTGGAAAATCGAGTTTGGCCTTCGATGTGATCACCGAATCGTTTATCAGAAATCGGCCTGTTAAATGCCAGGGGTACGAAGGTTTTGATCAATTCGCCCGGATCATCGGCATCGATCAAACGCCTATCGGAATCTCCCCCCTCAGCAATCCGGCAACCTATTGCGGGCTCTTCGACAAAATTAGAGAACTCTTTGCTCAAACAGAGCCCTCAAGGAATCTGGGTTATAAAAAGGGACATTTTTCATTCAATTCCAAGGGCGGTCGCTGCGAGATCTGTCGGGGCATGGGGCATCAGAAAATTGAGATGGGATTTTTATCCGATATCTGGGTCCCGTGCGAGGACTGCGGCGGGCAGCGCTATAATAGAGAGACATTAGAAATCCGTTACAGGAACAGAAATATTTTCGAGGTATTACAAACAACGATCGATGAAGCGAAGGAAATATTCTTCGACTCCCCGGGCCTGAAATTGCCGCTCGACATTCTCGATTCGGTGGGGCTTGGATATCTCACCCTTGGCCAGCCTTCGAATACCCTTTCGGGTGGCGAAGCCCAACGGCTGAAACTGGCGACGGAATTGATAAAGTCCACGGTGAGCCGATCCGCAAATAATGGCGGGGATAACATCTACATTTTCGATGAGCCGACAACAGGACTTCATTTTCAGGATGTCGACCGCCTGGTCGGGATATTCAGCGAACTTGCCGCCAAAGGACACACGGTCCTGATCGTCGAGCACAACATGGATATCATCAGAAACGCCGACTGGATTATCGACCTCGGCCCGGAAGGCGGCGATGGCGGCGGCGCGATCGTCGTTAGTGGAACTGTTGATGAAGTGATGTCGTGTGATGAATCGTGGACAGGGTGGGCCCTGAGAGAAGGATCGGTTAGACGCGGCTAA
- the mscL gene encoding large-conductance mechanosensitive channel protein MscL: MMKEFKTFAMRGNVIDMAVGIVIGGAFGKIVSSLVADLIMPPIGLLLGNVNFTALVITLKGATAEAAAVTLNYGKFIQTIVDFIIVAFAIFMVIKAMNSLKKKEEEAPKAPPAPPKEEVLLTEIRDLLKQK; the protein is encoded by the coding sequence ATGATGAAAGAATTCAAGACATTTGCGATGCGCGGCAATGTTATCGACATGGCGGTCGGCATTGTCATCGGCGGGGCTTTTGGAAAGATTGTCTCGTCATTGGTGGCGGATCTCATTATGCCGCCGATCGGTTTGCTTCTCGGAAATGTTAACTTTACTGCCCTGGTGATAACGCTGAAAGGGGCCACAGCGGAAGCGGCTGCCGTGACACTGAACTACGGCAAATTCATCCAAACCATAGTGGACTTCATCATTGTCGCTTTCGCGATTTTCATGGTCATCAAGGCCATGAACTCGCTGAAGAAAAAAGAAGAAGAAGCGCCCAAAGCGCCACCGGCGCCCCCGAAGGAGGAGGTCCTCCTAACAGAGATCAGAGATCTGCTCAAGCAGAAGTAA
- a CDS encoding beta-lactamase family protein, whose amino-acid sequence MKPGELKPAIDRSIEKHAFSGVVGIRRNGKVLYERAAGYADRSNRIANTPETRFGIASGTKFFTALAIGKLIEDGKLSFSTRAKECINLDFPQYSDEITIEHLLTHTSGIPDYYDEENITDYNNFSVGVPWYELRGPRDYLAVFPKGEMKFEPGRRFSYSNGGYIILGIIIEELSGETYQKFVEQEIFTPIGMTRSGYFAMNKLPENTAFGYIEEEDGWRTNVFNLPIVGASDGGAYTTLYDLAKLWDAFWGCKILSKEMVELYVRPNVKAETEGQNKYYGRGIWIYHENEQEPREYIEGCDAGVSFKSSTMRANDLQVTVISNTTRGAWPVLKEIDEMIRKA is encoded by the coding sequence GTGAAGCCGGGAGAACTCAAACCAGCAATCGACAGGTCCATTGAAAAACACGCCTTTTCCGGCGTCGTTGGTATTCGCCGAAACGGGAAGGTTCTTTATGAGCGGGCGGCGGGTTATGCCGATCGCAGTAACAGGATCGCGAATACGCCGGAAACCCGATTCGGCATTGCATCGGGAACAAAATTCTTCACCGCATTGGCCATTGGAAAGCTCATCGAAGACGGCAAGCTTTCCTTTTCAACTAGAGCGAAAGAGTGCATCAATCTGGATTTTCCTCAGTACTCAGACGAGATTACCATAGAGCATTTATTAACTCATACATCTGGGATTCCGGACTACTACGACGAGGAAAATATCACGGATTATAATAACTTTTCTGTCGGGGTTCCGTGGTATGAATTGAGAGGGCCGAGAGATTATCTGGCCGTATTCCCCAAGGGAGAGATGAAATTCGAGCCGGGACGGCGATTCTCGTATTCAAATGGCGGATATATAATCCTAGGGATCATTATTGAGGAGTTAAGCGGGGAAACATATCAAAAATTCGTTGAGCAGGAGATCTTCACACCCATCGGAATGACTCGTTCCGGATATTTTGCCATGAACAAGCTGCCTGAAAACACGGCTTTTGGCTATATTGAGGAAGAGGACGGATGGCGGACCAACGTTTTCAATCTTCCTATTGTCGGCGCATCGGACGGGGGAGCCTACACCACGTTGTACGATCTGGCGAAACTGTGGGACGCCTTCTGGGGATGCAAAATCCTGTCGAAAGAAATGGTTGAACTCTATGTGAGACCAAATGTTAAGGCTGAGACAGAAGGACAAAACAAATACTATGGGCGCGGGATATGGATTTATCATGAGAACGAACAGGAGCCAAGGGAATATATCGAAGGTTGCGACGCAGGGGTTTCTTTCAAATCGAGCACAATGAGAGCCAACGATTTGCAGGTCACCGTGATATCCAACACAACCAGGGGCGCCTGGCCGGTACTAAAAGAGATCGACGAGATGATACGGAAGGCATAA
- a CDS encoding LysR family transcriptional regulator has translation MDFRQLQYFIAVAEELHFSKAAQRLHMTQPPLSLQIQRLEQDLQVRLFERTKRSVKLTPAGAVLLKEAQPILDRVEMAAALCRRADTSEMGTLAIGLVPIALDLLIGRLARGYRERHPDIRLSLHEMGTNEQLRELQRGGIQVGFIQTCGQDLSDLESLPVISEPYHLAVPRHHALARRKRITVQDLRDVNLILPPRPVQPRVYDAIVGSCRQAGFEPLLDYSVYGKHAALSLVAEGLGVTPICPSYLGTPVPGIVTLPMDAGWPPMEIRMVWVPGTADPVLERFLELARKEGKL, from the coding sequence ATGGACTTCAGACAACTCCAATACTTCATCGCTGTCGCCGAGGAGCTTCACTTCTCGAAGGCTGCCCAGCGTCTACATATGACCCAGCCTCCCTTGAGTTTACAGATTCAACGCTTGGAGCAGGATCTGCAGGTTCGGCTATTCGAGCGCACGAAACGCTCGGTCAAGCTGACACCGGCCGGGGCGGTTCTGCTCAAAGAGGCGCAGCCTATTCTGGATCGGGTGGAGATGGCGGCGGCGCTGTGCCGCCGGGCCGATACGAGCGAGATGGGAACGTTGGCGATTGGATTGGTCCCGATCGCGCTCGATCTCCTAATAGGAAGATTAGCAAGGGGATACAGGGAGCGACATCCCGATATCCGGCTCTCTCTGCATGAGATGGGCACCAATGAACAGTTGAGGGAACTGCAGAGGGGCGGCATTCAAGTTGGTTTTATTCAGACATGCGGACAGGATCTGTCGGATCTCGAAAGCCTGCCGGTGATTTCCGAGCCCTATCACCTCGCGGTGCCGCGGCATCATGCGCTGGCTCGGCGCAAGCGCATCACCGTTCAGGACCTAAGGGACGTGAACCTGATCCTCCCGCCGCGGCCGGTGCAGCCACGGGTCTATGATGCCATCGTCGGGAGTTGCCGGCAGGCCGGTTTCGAGCCCTTGCTGGATTATTCGGTTTACGGCAAGCATGCGGCCTTGTCGCTTGTCGCCGAGGGATTGGGTGTAACGCCGATCTGTCCGTCGTATCTCGGAACGCCGGTGCCGGGCATTGTGACCCTGCCGATGGATGCCGGGTGGCCGCCAATGGAGATTCGTATGGTCTGGGTACCAGGGACGGCGGATCCTGTGCTTGAGAGGTTTTTGGAATTGGCGAGGAAAGAAGGGAAGCTGTGA